The following proteins come from a genomic window of Amaranthus tricolor cultivar Red isolate AtriRed21 chromosome 14, ASM2621246v1, whole genome shotgun sequence:
- the LOC130799786 gene encoding E3 ubiquitin-protein ligase ORTHRUS 2-like, protein MADQQLPCDGDGNCMLCKKKPSEVEKVLCKTCVTPWHVECLASPPESMASVDQWECPDCFSVEDVGKSVVPATVTGVGSELVAKIKAIEADASLSETEKARKRQELLSGSGSGGNDQGKVMDDNEILAILGDNMSCSFCMQLPERPVTTPCGHNFCLRCFEKWVGQGKRTCAKCRKGIPEKMASQPRINSSLVFAIRMARTTKSTTVAAPRVFQFVHNEDLPDQAFTTERAKKSGKANAKSGRIFVTIPHDHLGPITAEYDPVRNMGVLVGDCWEDRLACRQWGAHFPHVSGIAGQSNYGAQSVVLSGGYEDDEDHGEWFLYTGSGGRDLSGNKRTNKLQSSDQKFTSGNEALRTSCRKGYPVRVVRSHKEKRSHYAPESGVRYDGIYRIEKCWIKQGYQGFKVCRYLFVRCDNSPAPWTSDEHGDRPRPLPDVPELKKALQLTERKESPHWDFDAEEGCWKWKKPLPPSKWSKEKGTGTSTARSKKSSKAKILKEFSCQLCHKVLTLPITTPCAHNYCKACLDGAFEGQKFLRERKTGGRSLRTQKTVMKCPSCTTDISEFLQNAQVNRELMGVIESLMRKFEEEEKADGGENSGDLNENEEGVSDVEISTSDAEDTESKAVEEVAEVATEKPESKAVEVAEVATEKPQSDDGNLVEAAACKDPDVVVAAPSVAKKRGRPKKSAAAQGAANRTGGRKSRRVAEDGNNSPSSPLLVGSDNDLE, encoded by the exons ATGGCGGACCAACAGCTTCCCTGCGACGGCGATGGTAATTGCATGTTGTGTAAGAAGAAGCCATCGGAGGTCGAGAAGGTTTTGTGTAAGACATGTGTAACTCCTTGGCATGTGGAATGTCTTGCTTCTCCACCGGAATCCATGGCTTCCGTCGATCAATGGGAGTGTCCTGACTGTTTTTCGGTTGAAGACGTCGGAAAATCGGTGGTTCCGGCGACGGTTACCGGTGTTGGAAGTGAATTGGTGGCGAAGATAAAAGCAATCGAAGCAGATGCATCGTTGTCGGAGACGGAGAAAGCGAGGAAACGTCAGGAGTTGTTAAGCGGGAGTGGATCCGGTGGGAATGATCAAGGCAAAGTTATGGATGATAACGAAATTCTGGCTATTCTTGGTGATAACATGAGTTGTTCCTTCTGTATGCAACTTCCTGAGCGCCCTGTCACT ACTCCATGTGGGCATAACTTTTGTTTGAGATGCTTTGAGAAATGGGTAGGACAAGGAAAGCGAACATGTGCAAAGTGTCGGAAGGGAATTCCTGAGAAAATGGCTTCCCAACCCAGAATTAATTCTTCCCTTGTATTTGCTATAAGAATGGCAAGGACCACGAAGTCAACTACAGTTGCGGCTCCTAGAGTGTTTCAATTTGTGCACAATGAGGATCTTCCTGATCAAGCATTCACGACAGAAAGGGCTAAAAAGTCGGGAAAAGCAAATGCAAAAAGTGGAAGGATATTTGTCACCATCCCACATGATCATCTTGGGCCCATTACTGCTGAATATGATCCAGTTCGGAACATGGGAGTGCTGGTCGGTGACTGTTGGGAAGATCGCCTGGCATGTAGACAGTGGGGGGCTCACTTCCCTCATGTTAGTGGCATTGCTGGACAATCTAATTACGGGGCACAATCCGTTGTTCTTTCTGGAGGGTATGAGGACGACGAGGATCACGGAGAGTGGTTTCTTTATACAGGAAG TGGGGGACGTGATTTGAGTGGAAATAAGCGTACAAACAAGTTACAGTCATCTGATCAGAAGTTTACAAGTGGAAATGAAGCACTTAGGACTAGTTGTAGAAAAGGATACCCAGTTCGTGTTGTAAG ATCTCATAAAGAAAAGCGCTCTCATTATGCACCTGAATCTGGGGTACGTTATGATGGTATTTATAGAATTGAGAAGTGCTGGATAAAGCAAGGGTACCAG GGCTTCAAGGTTTGCAGATATTTATTTGTTAGATGTGACAACAGTCCTGCACCATGGACAAG TGATGAACACGGTGACCGACCAAGACCATTGCCTGATGTTCCAGAGCTGAAGAAGGCTCTTCAGCTGACTGAAAGGAAAGAAAGCCCCCATTGGGATTTTGAC GCAGAAGAAGGTTGTTGGAAATGGAAAAAGCCTTTGCCACCTAGCAAATGGTCCAAGGAAAAGGGAACTGGTACTTCTACTGCTCGTTCAAAGAAGAGCTCCAAAGCAAAAATTTTGAAGG AATTTAGCTGCCAACTGTGCCACAAGGTTTTGACTCTACCAATTACGACTCCGTGTGCTCACAACTATTGCAAAGCTTGCTTAGATGGTGCATTTGAGGGACAAAAATTTCTAAGAGAGAGGAAAACTGGTGGTCGGTCACTTCGGACCCAGAAAACTGTAATGAAATGCCCCTCTTGCACCACAGACATCTCAGAGTTCCTTCAAAACGCACAG GTCAACCGAGAGCTCATGGGTGTGATTGAATCATTAATGCGTAAGTTTGAAGAGGAGGAGAAAGCTGACGGTGGGGAGAATTCTGGTGACCTAAATGAGAATGAAGAGGGTGTATCAGATGTAGAAATTAGTACCTCAGATGCCGAGGACACTGAAAGCAAAGCTGTTGAGGAGGTAGCTGAAGTTGCAACCGAGAAGCCTGAAAGCAAAGCTGTTGAGGTAGCTGAAGTCGCAACGGAGAAGCCTCAATCTGATGACGGTAACCTCGTTGAAGCTGCTGCCTGTAAGGACCCAGATGTTGTGGTTGCTGCGCCTTCTGTCGCCAAGAAACGAGGTCGCCCCAAGAAAAGTGCTGCTGCACAGGGGGCTGCAAACAGGACAGGCGGACGCAAGTCTCGCAGAGTTGCTGAAGATGGAAACAATTCACCTTCAAGTCCTCTTCTTGTCGGCTCAGATAATGATCTGGAGTAA